From Deltaproteobacteria bacterium, the proteins below share one genomic window:
- a CDS encoding type II toxin-antitoxin system RelE/ParE family toxin: protein MRYRIEVRESAERVLKRLDKKYQRHVFEKMLELEKEPRGHKCEKLKGVENGYRKVVWPYRILYTIDEEKKVVDVYLIAHRKEAYR from the coding sequence ATGAGATATCGTATTGAGGTTCGTGAATCTGCAGAGAGGGTGTTGAAGAGACTGGATAAAAAGTATCAGAGGCATGTTTTCGAGAAGATGCTGGAACTTGAAAAAGAGCCAAGAGGCCACAAATGCGAGAAGCTGAAGGGTGTAGAGAATGGCTATCGCAAAGTGGTGTGGCCCTACCGTATTCTTTACACGATTGATGAAGAAAAAAAAGTTGTTGATGTCTATCTCATAGCTCATCGAAAGGAGGCGTACCGATGA
- a CDS encoding trypsin-like peptidase domain-containing protein, whose product MGNYYRLETNQLQTVYNQLRAAASRCDDDNRPVAAEARQSVPSALTPCDFGKLSASDRKKLSITMTDKAGTKVFVKREDLLQNLYSKLHRRDERDGKADGTITNVSTSSPITIHDGESGSLTEQFQELYGPSIFEITRTEISRGGGARGTTFIIGKKALGGGRYLYTFATNDHVADNRTEEEFSWTLSHPNLRGDDMKARLVGIDPVADLALFEAELNLDLPVLQFGDSELLKPGDTAVAIGNTMGRGIFAAQGEIKEAHDGMEGYPYSLIRAEMGTAWGNSGGPVFNEDGEVIGIVSRGDPNVVGIINFEIPSSRVQKSIENMRRNASMEGVMTGYWGFDFWPLTPERRRHFDQTLNHGVWISHVDPDSPAKKAGLRPGDLLLTINGRSEVTQIDREIDSHRLTSVIYDSQRGERFVLTVLREGAIETVRLEADQILEKRLQVFHTPYPFAVREISHDERITRQLKVEGVTVILDDPREPLFRTLHSGSIVTHIDGTPTPTVQEFRTVLAKAHRLARKKEQRMIRLDFYRPASVFGREDYGFTLLPTQ is encoded by the coding sequence ATGGGCAATTATTACCGTCTTGAGACGAATCAACTTCAAACAGTCTATAACCAATTAAGAGCGGCTGCCAGCCGGTGTGATGATGATAATCGGCCGGTTGCCGCAGAGGCACGGCAGAGCGTCCCTTCGGCACTCACCCCTTGTGATTTCGGCAAACTCTCCGCCTCCGATCGGAAAAAGCTCTCGATCACGATGACGGATAAGGCCGGCACAAAAGTTTTCGTGAAGAGAGAGGATCTTCTTCAAAATCTCTATTCAAAACTCCACCGAAGAGACGAGCGGGATGGAAAGGCCGATGGGACGATTACTAACGTTTCAACCTCCTCCCCGATCACAATCCATGACGGCGAATCAGGCTCCCTCACGGAGCAATTTCAGGAGCTCTATGGTCCTTCGATCTTCGAAATTACGAGGACAGAGATCTCCAGAGGCGGTGGAGCAAGAGGGACGACCTTCATCATCGGAAAGAAAGCGCTGGGAGGGGGAAGGTACCTCTACACCTTCGCCACCAACGACCATGTAGCCGACAACAGAACGGAGGAGGAATTCTCATGGACACTGTCGCATCCGAACCTTCGCGGCGACGACATGAAGGCAAGACTCGTCGGCATAGACCCCGTCGCCGATCTTGCACTTTTTGAGGCAGAACTGAATCTCGATCTCCCGGTTCTTCAATTTGGCGACTCCGAACTCCTTAAACCGGGTGATACCGCAGTCGCTATCGGTAATACGATGGGGCGCGGCATCTTCGCGGCTCAAGGGGAGATCAAGGAGGCGCATGACGGCATGGAGGGGTACCCTTATTCCCTGATCCGAGCGGAAATGGGGACCGCCTGGGGGAACAGCGGCGGCCCTGTTTTTAACGAGGATGGAGAGGTGATCGGCATCGTGAGCCGAGGAGACCCGAATGTCGTTGGAATCATTAATTTTGAGATCCCATCGTCACGTGTGCAAAAATCGATCGAGAATATGCGTCGCAATGCCTCCATGGAAGGGGTCATGACCGGCTATTGGGGATTTGACTTCTGGCCTCTGACACCTGAAAGAAGGAGGCATTTTGATCAGACCCTCAATCATGGTGTCTGGATTAGCCACGTCGATCCAGATTCCCCCGCCAAAAAGGCAGGTCTTCGTCCCGGAGATCTTTTGCTTACAATCAATGGTCGGAGCGAGGTGACACAAATAGACCGGGAGATTGATAGCCACCGCCTGACCTCTGTCATCTACGACAGTCAACGCGGGGAGAGGTTTGTCCTGACGGTGTTACGAGAGGGGGCCATTGAAACGGTACGACTTGAAGCCGATCAGATCCTCGAAAAACGGCTTCAGGTCTTTCATACGCCCTATCCATTCGCCGTCCGGGAGATTAGTCATGACGAGCGGATCACACGTCAGTTGAAGGTAGAAGGGGTCACCGTTATCTTAGATGATCCCAGAGAGCCGCTCTTTCGGACCTTACATAGTGGCAGCATCGTGACTCATATCGATGGGACACCGACCCCAACGGTCCAGGAGTTCAGAACGGTGCTAGCTAAGGCCCATCGACTGGCGAGAAAAAAGGAGCAGAGGATGATACGTCTCGATTTCTACAGGCCCGCTTCGGTTTTTGGACGGGAGGATTATGGGTTCACCTTGCTCCCGACTCAATGA
- the hslU gene encoding ATP-dependent protease ATPase subunit HslU yields MNMKSFTPREIVSELDKYIVGQNEAKRAVAIALRNRWRRLQVPSELQDEIAPKNIIMIGPTGVGKTEIARRLAKLAGAPFLKVEASKFTEVGYVGKDVESMIRELTELGIKMVREEEHQRVRVRAQEHAEEKMIEVLLRQLKIEENPQVKEKLRSGEFDNQVVELEINAQVVPMVEVISAGGGNLEDLGMNLKDMFSNMMPKQKKKKKLKVREALNFLIQDEMAKMVDLEEVTRQAIRLVEQNGIIFLDEIDKIASRESAGRGPDVSREGVQRDILPIVEGSTVSTKYGMVKTDHILFIAAGAFHVSKPSDLIPELQGRFPIRVELQSLTKEDFLRILKEPKNSLTRQYVELMKTEGVDVEFAEDGVAEIASFAALVNDRTENIGARRLHTIMERVLDDVSFKAPEMKGNAVHINQQYVQDRVAGVVKDVDLSRYIL; encoded by the coding sequence ATGAATATGAAATCGTTCACTCCACGCGAAATTGTCTCAGAGCTTGATAAATACATTGTAGGTCAAAATGAGGCAAAACGGGCGGTTGCGATCGCGCTTCGTAATCGTTGGCGGCGCCTTCAGGTTCCCTCCGAACTCCAGGATGAGATCGCCCCGAAAAATATCATCATGATCGGTCCCACCGGTGTCGGGAAGACGGAGATTGCCAGACGCCTCGCAAAGCTTGCCGGGGCACCATTCCTCAAGGTGGAGGCGTCCAAATTTACAGAGGTGGGGTATGTTGGGAAGGATGTCGAGAGCATGATCCGTGAGTTGACCGAGCTTGGAATCAAAATGGTTCGCGAGGAGGAACACCAGAGGGTGCGTGTCCGGGCACAGGAGCATGCGGAAGAGAAGATGATAGAAGTTCTGTTGCGCCAGCTTAAAATTGAAGAGAATCCGCAGGTGAAAGAAAAGTTACGCTCGGGAGAATTCGACAATCAAGTGGTAGAGCTTGAAATCAACGCACAGGTCGTTCCGATGGTGGAGGTGATCTCGGCAGGTGGAGGAAATCTGGAAGATCTTGGGATGAACTTGAAGGACATGTTTTCGAACATGATGCCAAAACAGAAGAAGAAAAAGAAACTCAAGGTGCGTGAGGCGTTGAATTTTCTCATTCAGGACGAAATGGCGAAGATGGTTGATCTGGAAGAGGTGACCCGTCAGGCGATCCGACTCGTAGAACAGAATGGAATTATCTTTTTGGATGAGATTGACAAGATTGCGAGTCGCGAATCGGCCGGTCGAGGCCCGGATGTCTCCCGGGAGGGGGTCCAGAGAGATATCCTGCCGATTGTTGAGGGATCGACCGTTTCAACCAAATACGGAATGGTCAAGACGGATCATATCCTCTTTATTGCTGCCGGGGCGTTTCATGTCTCTAAGCCGTCCGATCTGATTCCCGAGCTTCAGGGGAGGTTTCCAATCCGTGTGGAGCTTCAGTCTCTCACCAAGGAAGATTTTTTGAGGATTCTCAAGGAACCCAAAAACTCACTGACACGGCAGTACGTTGAGCTCATGAAGACGGAGGGGGTCGATGTGGAGTTTGCCGAAGATGGCGTGGCGGAGATCGCCTCTTTTGCGGCCCTTGTTAATGATCGAACCGAAAACATCGGGGCGAGAAGGCTTCATACGATTATGGAAAGGGTCCTTGATGACGTCTCCTTTAAAGCGCCTGAAATGAAGGGGAATGCGGTCCATATCAACCAGCAATACGTCCAGGATCGTGTGGCCGGGGTTGTGAAGGATGTCGATCTGAGCCGGTATATTCTTTAA
- a CDS encoding site-2 protease family protein has protein sequence MSQNLAQFALFFPIFLFSLSFHEFSHAWTANRLGDPTARLLGRLTLNPLHHIDLIGTVLFPLMMFLMPGLTLFGWAKPVPVNPHHLRGGRVGNLKVSLAGPLSNLLLAGLFAALFRFVLGWQGETTLYLMLIQMLEIGVFLNLSLAIFNLIPIPPLDGSGILVGLLPDQYLEGYYRFSQYGFILLFIAFYIGLLRLLMYPIHWIAGILLP, from the coding sequence ATGTCTCAGAACCTTGCCCAATTTGCCCTGTTTTTCCCGATCTTCCTTTTTTCACTCTCGTTTCATGAGTTCTCTCATGCCTGGACGGCCAATCGCCTGGGAGATCCGACCGCCAGGCTTCTGGGAAGGCTCACATTAAATCCGTTGCATCATATTGATCTCATCGGGACGGTCCTTTTCCCTCTCATGATGTTCCTCATGCCCGGACTGACCCTTTTCGGGTGGGCGAAGCCGGTTCCTGTCAATCCCCATCACTTGCGTGGAGGAAGGGTTGGCAACCTTAAGGTTTCTCTCGCAGGACCTCTCTCGAATCTGCTCCTCGCCGGTCTGTTTGCGGCCCTTTTTCGTTTTGTCCTCGGATGGCAGGGAGAAACAACACTTTACCTCATGCTGATTCAAATGCTGGAGATCGGGGTTTTTTTGAACCTCTCCCTGGCAATCTTCAATCTGATTCCGATCCCTCCGCTGGATGGGTCGGGGATCCTGGTGGGGTTATTACCGGACCAGTATCTGGAGGGGTACTATCGGTTTAGCCAATACGGATTTATTCTCCTCTTTATTGCCTTTTATATTGGATTGTTACGGCTCCTCATGTATCCGATCCATTGGATTGCGGGGATACTGCTTCCATGA
- a CDS encoding ribbon-helix-helix protein, CopG family: MKPISIGFEESLLKEINEKAKVLKMTRAELIRNAILEYLFKFDEVLDAKMLAEAIEKDEQKRPLEKIARELGFH, from the coding sequence ATGAAACCTATTTCCATAGGATTTGAAGAATCTCTTTTGAAAGAGATCAACGAAAAAGCAAAGGTCCTTAAGATGACCCGGGCGGAACTGATCCGTAACGCAATTTTAGAATACCTCTTCAAATTTGATGAAGTCCTGGATGCCAAGATGCTTGCTGAGGCAATTGAAAAAGATGAACAGAAAAGACCATTAGAGAAAATTGCACGCGAGCTCGGTTTTCACTAA
- the xerD gene encoding site-specific tyrosine recombinase XerD: MQEGQGDTESRRYLNYLRVERGLAAHTIEAYASDLLHLRRYLAQKKITLWKKVSPHHLLDYLLLLSKNGLKSRSIARQLITFRGFFRFMVKQGSCDTNPASELDLPKSSRKLPDFLTLPEIDRMLALPTGKFAEEIRNRAMLDLLYATGLRVSELVNLSLNDLDLTAGFVRTLGKGSKERIVPIGRSAQKSVKRYLEEGRGELVKGSVVEPLFLTRRRRAMTRQMFWEILRQLALKAGIRKRVSPHMLRHSFATHLLERGADLRAVQMMLGHSDISTTQIYTHLNLKRLKEIASKHPRG, encoded by the coding sequence ATGCAAGAGGGGCAGGGGGATACAGAGAGTCGACGGTATCTAAATTACCTCCGCGTAGAGAGGGGGCTTGCAGCCCATACCATTGAGGCTTATGCGAGCGATCTTCTCCACCTCCGCAGGTATCTGGCCCAAAAAAAGATCACTCTGTGGAAGAAGGTCTCCCCCCATCATCTTTTGGACTATCTCCTCCTGCTCTCGAAGAACGGACTTAAATCCCGTTCTATTGCGAGACAACTGATAACCTTTCGCGGCTTCTTCCGGTTTATGGTGAAACAAGGCTCTTGTGATACGAATCCTGCATCCGAGCTAGACCTGCCCAAATCGTCCAGAAAACTCCCCGATTTTTTGACCCTTCCGGAGATTGACCGGATGCTTGCCCTTCCAACGGGGAAATTCGCCGAGGAGATCCGGAATCGGGCGATGCTCGATCTCCTGTATGCAACTGGTCTTCGTGTCTCCGAGCTCGTCAATCTCTCGCTCAATGACCTTGATTTAACTGCCGGCTTTGTCCGAACGCTCGGGAAAGGCTCCAAGGAGAGGATTGTACCGATTGGTCGCTCCGCCCAGAAGAGCGTCAAGAGATACCTCGAAGAGGGGAGGGGAGAATTAGTGAAGGGATCTGTTGTTGAGCCGCTCTTTCTCACGCGTCGTCGTCGTGCGATGACGCGACAGATGTTTTGGGAGATCCTGCGACAACTCGCCCTGAAGGCAGGGATCAGAAAGAGGGTCTCTCCCCATATGCTCCGCCATTCGTTTGCAACACATCTCCTCGAACGTGGGGCCGACCTTCGGGCGGTCCAGATGATGCTGGGGCATTCCGATATCTCAACAACCCAGATCTACACCCATCTTAATCTCAAGAGACTGAAGGAGATCGCCTCCAAACATCCAAGGGGTTAA
- a CDS encoding segregation/condensation protein A, whose protein sequence is MREETLDYKVELPLFEGPLDLLLHLVRKNDVEIEEIPIALILDQYLGYLQQARGLNIDLAGEFLELAAELAWIKSKMLLPESENEKEEGPDPRADLAARLLEYRKYKLAAVFLSQRPMLGRDLFRRPSQSLDDPEREPMIEAEPAALLTAFQELLKRLPSEQSHEVRRERVGVAERIIELVEKMRGESQMLFERLFEDEKTREEMIVTFLAILEMARQKLIRILQENVSGAIVIQPLILQEGEA, encoded by the coding sequence ATGAGAGAGGAGACACTTGATTACAAGGTAGAACTGCCCCTCTTTGAGGGGCCTCTCGATCTGTTGCTGCATCTCGTTCGAAAGAACGATGTCGAGATCGAGGAGATTCCGATCGCCTTAATCCTTGACCAGTATCTTGGCTATCTTCAACAGGCGAGAGGTCTGAATATCGATCTGGCCGGTGAATTTCTGGAGCTTGCTGCTGAGCTCGCCTGGATCAAGTCCAAAATGCTCCTGCCGGAATCAGAGAATGAGAAAGAGGAGGGGCCTGATCCAAGGGCCGACCTGGCGGCCAGACTATTGGAGTATCGCAAGTATAAACTCGCCGCAGTTTTTCTATCGCAGCGACCTATGTTGGGACGGGATCTCTTCCGGAGACCTTCTCAATCTCTCGATGATCCGGAGAGGGAGCCGATGATTGAGGCGGAACCGGCTGCCCTGTTGACCGCCTTTCAGGAGTTGTTAAAGAGGCTCCCTTCCGAGCAGAGCCATGAGGTCCGTCGTGAACGTGTCGGGGTGGCGGAGCGGATCATCGAACTCGTAGAAAAGATGCGCGGGGAATCCCAAATGCTGTTTGAGCGACTGTTTGAGGACGAAAAGACGCGGGAGGAGATGATCGTCACCTTTCTCGCCATCCTTGAAATGGCGCGACAGAAACTGATAAGAATCCTGCAAGAGAATGTAAGTGGGGCAATCGTTATTCAACCTCTTATTTTGCAGGAAGGGGAGGCCTAG
- the scpB gene encoding SMC-Scp complex subunit ScpB — protein sequence MELKALLESILFSSDRPLGASEILSVLDSGPEQPGVKKKEIEEVLEQMVLEWEGRGGGIRLVKVAGGYEFRTDPQMAPWIQLLNPQKAQRLSGRALETVALIAYRQPLTRVEIENIRGVDSSGILKTLLEKRLIRVVGRKEEPGRPLLFATTKEFLELFGLNDLNDLPPLSELEEKVKNLPKEEGTDLQLGDLMRSVEDLNDLDEKDREILGELEERIKDLKATEEEVLQGQPQESSEGDLDKEEGPP from the coding sequence ATGGAATTGAAGGCATTGCTGGAATCGATCCTTTTTTCTTCTGATCGTCCCTTGGGAGCGTCAGAGATTCTTTCCGTTCTGGATTCGGGGCCGGAGCAACCGGGAGTAAAAAAGAAAGAGATAGAGGAAGTTCTGGAGCAGATGGTTCTGGAATGGGAGGGGAGGGGAGGAGGAATTCGTTTGGTCAAGGTGGCGGGTGGATATGAGTTCCGGACCGACCCTCAAATGGCCCCCTGGATACAGCTTTTGAACCCCCAGAAGGCGCAGCGTTTGTCCGGTCGTGCCCTCGAGACAGTTGCCCTGATCGCCTACCGGCAACCACTGACACGTGTTGAGATAGAAAACATCCGTGGGGTTGATAGCTCGGGGATTCTGAAGACACTCCTTGAAAAGAGGTTGATTCGTGTTGTCGGACGCAAGGAGGAGCCAGGCCGGCCCCTCCTTTTTGCAACAACGAAGGAGTTCCTTGAATTATTTGGATTGAATGATTTGAATGACCTTCCGCCCCTCTCCGAATTGGAGGAGAAGGTAAAGAATCTGCCGAAGGAGGAGGGGACTGACCTTCAGTTGGGGGATCTCATGCGTTCGGTCGAGGATCTGAACGATCTTGACGAGAAAGACCGCGAGATTTTGGGCGAGTTGGAAGAGAGGATCAAGGATCTCAAGGCGACCGAGGAGGAGGTCTTGCAGGGGCAACCGCAGGAGTCATCCGAAGGAGACCTTGACAAGGAGGAGGGCCCCCCGTAA
- the argB gene encoding acetylglutamate kinase, with translation MQHLIEKASILMEALPYIRKFHGKTVVIKYGGAAMLDERLKSSFARDVVLLDYIGINPVIVHGGGPQIGEVLKKMGIESRFHNGMRITDDRTMDVVEMVLAGDINKEIVSLVNSHGGRAVGLSGKDGRMIQAKKLDPETVDLGRVGTVKTVDPSVLTTLDQAKFIPVIAPIGVDEKGQALNINADLVAGVIAESLQAEKLVLLTDVEGVLDQNKQLLSSIKTKEVSRLIEEGTIIGGMIPKIQCALKAVQSGVRTAHIIDGRVEHALLLEIFTDKGVGTVIS, from the coding sequence ATGCAGCACCTTATTGAAAAAGCCTCCATTCTCATGGAGGCACTTCCTTACATTCGTAAATTTCACGGCAAGACCGTTGTGATCAAATACGGTGGTGCCGCGATGCTCGATGAGAGACTCAAAAGCAGTTTCGCCCGTGACGTGGTTCTTCTGGACTATATTGGAATCAATCCCGTGATTGTCCATGGCGGCGGTCCGCAGATCGGCGAGGTTTTGAAAAAAATGGGGATTGAGTCTCGTTTTCACAACGGGATGCGGATTACCGATGATCGAACGATGGATGTTGTCGAGATGGTGCTTGCGGGGGATATCAATAAAGAGATTGTGAGCTTGGTCAACAGCCACGGCGGACGGGCAGTCGGCCTCTCGGGGAAAGATGGCCGGATGATTCAGGCGAAAAAACTGGATCCTGAAACCGTTGATTTGGGAAGGGTCGGGACGGTAAAAACGGTTGATCCTTCTGTCTTGACGACCTTGGACCAGGCGAAGTTCATCCCGGTCATTGCGCCGATCGGTGTTGATGAGAAGGGGCAGGCGTTAAATATCAATGCCGATCTTGTGGCGGGGGTGATCGCCGAATCGCTTCAGGCCGAGAAGCTCGTGTTATTGACCGATGTCGAAGGGGTTTTGGATCAGAACAAACAACTGCTCTCCAGCATCAAGACAAAAGAGGTCAGTCGACTGATTGAGGAAGGGACGATCATCGGGGGAATGATTCCAAAGATTCAGTGTGCCTTGAAGGCCGTTCAGTCGGGTGTCCGAACCGCCCATATTATTGATGGGCGTGTGGAGCACGCCCTGTTGTTGGAAATATTCACCGATAAAGGAGTTGGTACCGTTATCTCCTAA
- a CDS encoding cysteine synthase family protein, protein MRRLKSSPLQKNRLVAVSLEETAPPIWSKLEYLNPSGSIKDRVAQYILNKALQNGSLKKGETVIEASSGSTSIALALVCAERGLQFIAVMPEGVSPERIMIIEGFGGRIILTPREKGIWGALEKAKSEAAKFGYFMTNQFENPDNPEAHHYETGPEILSQIPGARVDAIVSGVGTGGTLLGLYRAFQEKNSRVVPVAAKPVMLEKIGSEIECCSFGSHIPGVVEGVSKLYKKELLPGLIEIEIEEKRAIETTRRLIRKGFPVGPSSGLNFAAALEAQKILGPSSIVVTVFPDRMERYFSTGLFDRKS, encoded by the coding sequence TTGAGAAGACTCAAATCATCCCCTCTTCAAAAAAACCGGCTCGTTGCCGTCTCCCTTGAGGAGACGGCCCCTCCGATCTGGTCCAAACTCGAATATCTAAACCCCAGTGGCTCGATCAAGGACAGGGTCGCCCAGTATATCCTCAACAAGGCGTTGCAAAACGGCTCTCTCAAAAAGGGGGAGACAGTTATTGAGGCGTCCAGTGGCTCAACGAGCATCGCCCTTGCGCTTGTTTGTGCCGAGCGAGGCCTCCAATTTATTGCCGTCATGCCGGAGGGAGTCAGTCCGGAACGGATCATGATCATTGAGGGGTTCGGGGGCCGCATCATTCTGACCCCCCGAGAAAAAGGAATTTGGGGGGCCCTTGAAAAGGCAAAAAGCGAGGCAGCAAAATTTGGCTATTTCATGACAAACCAATTTGAAAACCCTGACAACCCCGAGGCCCATCATTATGAAACCGGTCCGGAGATCCTCTCTCAAATCCCCGGCGCGAGAGTGGATGCCATAGTGAGCGGTGTCGGTACGGGAGGGACGCTATTGGGGCTTTATCGGGCGTTCCAGGAGAAAAACTCCAGGGTCGTTCCTGTCGCGGCGAAACCGGTGATGCTGGAGAAGATTGGGAGCGAGATCGAGTGCTGCAGCTTTGGTAGCCACATCCCCGGTGTTGTTGAGGGGGTCTCAAAACTGTACAAAAAAGAGCTTCTTCCGGGTTTGATTGAAATCGAGATTGAGGAAAAAAGGGCGATTGAGACAACCCGTCGACTGATCCGGAAGGGATTTCCTGTCGGACCGAGTTCGGGTCTTAACTTTGCTGCCGCGCTCGAGGCACAAAAAATCCTCGGACCTTCATCAATCGTTGTGACCGTCTTCCCCGACCGGATGGAGCGGTATTTTTCGACGGGTCTTTTTGACCGAAAGTCTTGA
- the trpS gene encoding tryptophan--tRNA ligase has protein sequence MKKQTREIVLSGMRPTGRLHLGHYHGVLRNWLKLQEEHDCFFFVADWHALTTEYATPESIRQSTREMVIDWLSVGLNPSKATFFIQSDIKEHAELYLLLSMITPLGWLERVPSYKDLQKELTQKDLSTHGFLGYPLLQTADIVLYNATKVPVGEDQVPHIELAREVVRRFNFIYGETLVEPQPLLTNSPKLLGPDRRKMSKSYNNCLYLGDSADEIRRKVSEAITDPARQRKSDPGNPDICLIFDYHKLHSPSDLQNRINEECRAAKIGCVEDKKRIIEILNDFLEPIRKEKARLLEKPQEIDLIIEEGEKKARQVAEATMERIRKVMKI, from the coding sequence ATGAAAAAACAGACTCGGGAAATTGTTCTTTCAGGAATGAGGCCGACGGGACGACTTCATCTGGGACATTATCATGGGGTTCTCCGAAATTGGCTCAAGCTTCAAGAGGAACACGACTGTTTCTTCTTTGTGGCTGACTGGCATGCCTTGACAACGGAATACGCCACCCCCGAATCGATCCGCCAATCGACACGCGAGATGGTTATTGACTGGCTTTCTGTCGGTCTCAATCCGTCCAAAGCGACCTTTTTTATTCAGTCGGACATTAAGGAGCATGCAGAGCTGTACCTTCTCCTTTCGATGATCACGCCACTCGGCTGGCTGGAGCGGGTCCCTTCCTACAAGGATCTTCAAAAAGAGCTGACCCAGAAGGACCTCTCCACCCACGGGTTCCTTGGTTATCCACTTCTGCAGACAGCGGATATTGTCCTTTATAACGCCACCAAGGTGCCTGTCGGAGAGGACCAGGTACCGCATATTGAACTGGCACGTGAGGTTGTGAGACGGTTTAACTTTATCTACGGCGAAACCCTGGTTGAACCCCAACCGTTGTTGACGAATTCTCCGAAATTGCTCGGTCCCGATCGCCGGAAGATGAGCAAGAGTTATAACAACTGTCTCTATCTCGGCGACTCCGCCGATGAGATCCGCCGAAAAGTCTCCGAGGCAATCACCGACCCGGCACGCCAGAGGAAGAGTGACCCCGGAAATCCCGATATCTGCCTTATCTTTGATTACCACAAGCTCCACAGCCCGTCGGATCTTCAAAATCGGATCAACGAGGAATGCCGTGCAGCGAAGATTGGCTGTGTGGAAGACAAGAAGAGGATCATCGAGATCCTGAACGATTTTCTAGAGCCGATCCGGAAAGAAAAGGCCCGGCTACTGGAAAAACCGCAGGAGATCGATTTGATTATTGAGGAAGGGGAGAAGAAGGCCCGTCAGGTCGCTGAGGCTACGATGGAGAGGATCCGAAAGGTGATGAAGATATGA
- the hslV gene encoding ATP-dependent protease subunit HslV, which yields MTNPTPKHKIRSTTVLAVLRDGKLVFAADGQVSVGNTILKAKASKIRSMRDGKILAGFAGSTADALTLFEKFEAKLEQYNGHIARAAVELAKDWRTDKILRRLEALLVVGDNSKILTLSGNGDVIEPDDGITAIGSGGPYALAAARALMRQTQLSAREIAEQSLKIAAEICVFTNDQITIQEA from the coding sequence ATGACAAATCCCACCCCAAAGCATAAGATCAGGAGTACCACAGTGCTGGCTGTCCTTCGCGATGGAAAACTCGTTTTTGCGGCGGATGGACAGGTCAGCGTCGGCAACACAATCCTTAAGGCGAAGGCCTCCAAAATTCGTTCGATGCGGGACGGGAAGATCCTGGCGGGCTTTGCGGGTTCTACGGCCGATGCCCTGACGCTGTTTGAAAAATTTGAGGCCAAACTGGAACAGTACAACGGCCACATTGCTCGTGCTGCCGTTGAACTCGCCAAAGATTGGAGGACCGACAAGATCCTAAGGCGTCTGGAGGCGCTTCTCGTAGTGGGAGATAACTCCAAGATACTGACCCTCTCAGGCAACGGAGACGTTATTGAGCCGGATGACGGTATTACGGCGATCGGTTCCGGAGGGCCTTATGCACTTGCAGCAGCCAGGGCCCTCATGCGGCAGACGCAGTTATCCGCACGGGAGATTGCGGAACAGTCACTAAAAATTGCCGCCGAGATTTGTGTTTTTACAAACGACCAGATAACGATCCAAGAGGCTTGA